The Amblyomma americanum isolate KBUSLIRL-KWMA chromosome 3, ASM5285725v1, whole genome shotgun sequence genome window below encodes:
- the LOC144123286 gene encoding calcitonin gene-related peptide type 1 receptor-like gives MANYTSCTGSSYHDPSLKVLYGIAEDVGHYVPWERSSLRGENRMWRDKIDRFKNCLRYMLQRPALHLDDNRSMCYRTWDGWTCWKDTPPGQTAYASCPRFVAGFSALRKAEKVCTLNGTWFRHPVSGNVWSNYTACVDEGDLQFRNFVNLLYVIGYTLSSAALLFSLFIFCYFRSLRCRRITVHKNLFLSFIINNLCWIVWYNHVISNPDVIERNPIWCRALHVVTQYFLLCNYLWMFCEGFYLHTLLVVAFIAEEKILTSLLLIGWGFPILPTVAYAVVRGLDTEASDMCWVEHDVWYTYILSVTVGLSIMFSFAFLVNIVRVLVTKLRVLNSPDNQRSRKAVRATIILLPLLGLHYVLTPFRPQCGGGILLVYEVISAIFTSLQGLCVAILFCFIHDEVVAALRQTYSKRLRFRTTYRTFYADTSVTVSSSTTTEDQVAHKVSRVLG, from the exons ATGGCAAATTATACCTCGTGTACAGGATCGTCATATCAT GACCCTAGTCTCAAGGTTCTATACGGTATAGCGGAAGACGTCGGACACTACGTTCCgtgggagcgaagctcgctgcgTGGAGAGAACCGGATGTGGCGGGACAAAATCGACCGCTTCAAGAATTGCCTCAGATATATGCTGCAAAGGCCAGCACTGCATCTCG ATGACAACCGGTCAATGTGTTACCGTACATGGGACGGCTGGACTTGTTGGAAGGACACCCCGCCGGGTCAGACCGCCTACGCATCCTGTCCGCGTTTTGTGGCTGGCTTCAGTGCATTAA GGAAAGCTGAGAAAGTGTGCACCTTGAATGGCACCTGGTTTCGGCACCCCGTGAGCGGCAACGTCTGGTCCAACTACACTGCTTGTGTTGACGAAGGCGACCTGCAG TTCCGAAACTTCGTGAACTTGCTGTACGTTATTGGGTACACATTATCTTCCGCGGCGCTGCTGTTCTCACTGTTCATATTTTGCTACTTCAG GTCTCTGCGCTGCAGAAGAATCACTGTTCACAAGAATCTGTTTCTATCGTTCATCATCAACAATCTTTGTTGGATAGTGTGGTACAACCACGTCATTTCCAACCCGGATGTAATAGAGCGAAATCCT ATATGGTGCCGAGCGTTGCACGTGGTTACGCAGTATTTTCTGCTCTGCAACTATCTGTGGATGTTCTGCGAGGGCTTCTATCTGCACACATTGCTTGTGGTAGCGTTCATTGCCGAGGAGAAAATACTAACGTCGCTTCTGCTCATCGGCTGGG GATTCCCTATACTTCCAACCGTGGCCTACGCTGTTGTGCGTGGCTTAGATACCGAGGCATCAGATAT GTGCTGGGTCGAACACGACGTCTGGTATACGTATATACTGAGCGTTACTGTGGGCCTCTCAATTATG TTTAGTTTCGCATTTCTTGTGAACATCGTGAGAGTTTTGGTGACCAAGCTTCGTGTCTTGAACTCTCCCGACAATCAGCGCTCCAG GAAAGCAGTTCGAGCAACCATCATCTTGCTCCCGTTGTTGGGCTTGCACTACGTCCTGACTCCATTCCGCCCGCAATGTGGCGGCGGCATACTGCTCGTCTACGAGGTCATCTCCGCTATCTTCACGTCCCTGCAG GGCCTATGTGTTGCGATCTTGTTCTGCTTCATTCATGACGAG GTCGTGGCCGCTCTGCGCCAGACTTATTCCAAACGTCTGAGGTTCAGAACTACATATCGGACATTTTATGCAGATACTAGTGTAACGGTAAGTTCCTCAACTACCACAGAAGATCAAGTGGCTCATAAGGTGTCACGAGTTTTAGGTTAA